Below is a window of Ananas comosus cultivar F153 linkage group 9, ASM154086v1, whole genome shotgun sequence DNA.
GCTACAACCAATCTTCTGATAAGGAGCTGTACAAAATGGctgttaaaaagtaaaaaaaagtgataCTGAACACTGAAACCCTAACAGGTTCACAagaccccctttttttttcttcttttttttttttttttgcattccTTCTGAATTTTTGTCACAGGCCCATTTGCCTTGCTAATATAGCTAAGTTCATTTTCCTATTAGAGGAAAGATATGGCCTGCTACTCTTTTTctcaagaaggaaaaaaaagacaatGGAACCCTAACTCTACATAAACTAAATCCGAAACTCAGAAtccaatttgaaaaatattggtTATTTTTAATAGGTTTTTTCGAAAGATAATTCTTAGGATACTTGTTAAGGAAATACCACAGATTACTAAGATACCAAAAAAATCATAAaccaatatttttcaaattggaTTCTGAGTTTCGGATTTAGTTTATGTAGAGTTAGGGTTCCattgtcttttttttccttcttgagAAAAAACCTATTAAAANTGTtaagtatgtatgtatatatatatatatatatatatatgtagctttATGGTCGTTCGCGATTGGTTATTTTTAATAGGTTTTTTCGAAAGATAATTCTTAGGATACTTGTTAAGGAAATACCACagattactatatatatatatatatatatatatatatatacatacttaaCAGAATATCACCACTGACAAAATAGTAAACCCCATTAACATATCATAGTGCATTCATTGCATTCAACATAGATAACTAGTGAAAGAAGTAAATGACTAGCTAAGAAATTAATTAGACTACAGCTAGCAATATCACAACTACAACAATCACAAACACAAAAGGAGAAACTAAAAAGGAATTAAGAGAGAAAATTAACTATCAGTTGTTAAATTGTTTTACACCACCAAGATCACATTTTCtgtggaggagaagaagaagaagaagaagaagaagaaaataaccCATGAAGCCAATTAACGCATTAGGGAAAGAGTTCATCACACACATAACATGCCttgcacatatatataataatatagtacaAAGATATTAATAAGAAAAACCAACTTACGCTTCTTTAATTATCCACTCTCTCCTTCGAtcatattgttgttgttgttgttattctTCTTGTATTTATGGTGCAACAAACCAAGGTTACTGGATCCGAGGATCCTCTCAGAGCAAACATTCATCTTTTCGCGCCACTATGACtttaaaaacaaagaaaaagagaacaaaaatcaCAATTGGGGCTCGAGAAATTTGCCTCCGACAAGAAAACAAACCAAACCTACAAAGAAGTTAATTGGTAAAACCGAAACAACGACGACAATTAAATAAGAGGTGCAACGGACGAGCCGTAGCCGCCGTAGCCGTAGCCATAACCGTAGCTGTAGCCGCCGATGCCCccagaagaaggaaagaaattgTTGGTAGCAAAAGAAGAGATGGATTCAGATGAAGGTAACTTGGCTTCCTTAATTAATCCCACACTTCCATTTTCGCCGTAGAGCGGGGGCGGCGGATGAGAGAGCGTGGATTCGAGAAGTAAATTGTTGGCGGCGACCAAATTATCGGGCATGAGCTGGAACTGATTCGAAATGTAGCCGACGTCGATCGAGTCGAGGTGCGAGATGGGGGGAGCGGGAAAGGAGAagtcggcggaggaggaggaggagaagagcaGCAACGGATtgatggcggtggcggtggtgtCGGAGAAGTCGGAATTGGGGATCAACTGGAGAGGGTGAGGAGGtggggctgctgctgctgctgcggtggcggtggcggtggcggtggatGTGGATTTGGGAGTGTGGGGGGGAAGCTTGCGGAGGCGCTTGTTCTTGCGGCAGCCGCCGCCGACGGGGACGTTGCGGAGGGCGCCGCCGCGGGTCCAGTAGCGCTTGCAGGCCTTGCAGAAGTGGCGCGGCTGCGACAGGCTGTAGTTGTTGAAGTAGCAGAACTTGGTGTTCGACGACTCGCACCGCGGGCAGCGCAGCGCCGACTCCGACGCCGACGCCccctgctgctgttgctgcgttctgtcttctgctgctgctgctgctgctgctgctgctggtggtGGTTTTGACGTCGTCTGCGTCATGCTCGTCGACGTGCTGCCGACTGCTGCGATGGTGGTGttgctgctcctgctgctgctgctgctgctgcagaaGAAGAGTGATGATAGAATTAGGgaaggggaggggaggggaaggaaggagggagggagggaggaagGTGGGTGGGTGAGAATGATGGGAGGGCAAGATGAGGAGAAGGTTCGGTGACAAGAGCAAGAGAACAAAGTGGGCGTGCAGTATTATTATTGATcacccagagagagagagagagattgaaatGTGTGGGTTCCAGTCCCACCCACGAAGTGTATATAACAGTTTGAGCGATTACAACCAAAATTCTGGACCCTAGTACCACTGCCGTAAATTTTGGTCCATTgtccttgaattttttttttttttttctcttgtgaAAAAGAAGCAGCAAACTATCTGCCTTatccgttaaaaaaaaataataaacttaaaCAAGTGTGGATCGTAAAAACTTACGGACTATTCCAGAAGCATGCGTTGATAGAAAAGATGCACTCATCGATCCATCTAGATGTTAGGTCTATTGTTGGATCTTTTGCTGTTAGATTTCTTGTGGACTGCAAAATTGGAcctattttaacaaaataataaatagccaacaattTCTTCCAATACTTGCACCGTTAATGCAACATGAGAATCAAATCTACACCATTAGCTTTTATACCACTTGTGGATCGTAAGTGCTAACCAGTTATTCCTAAAGCAAGTGATAATAGGAATAACGCATTCATCGCACTTAAGTGCTCAATCACAGCGCTCACGTGCTCCGACTTGACTCAATTCACCTGAACGTTAAATCTGTTGTTGGGCCTCTTGCAGTTAGATCTCTTATGGACCATAATCCCACTCAACTTGTTAGGCTCATCCAACTCAACTTGTTAAtcttctatggtttaaaatgtatcattttcgcatcctatggttttattttttttcttttttttaccctcttcactaatttttttttcatcaaattagcgacaaagataaaattaaagggtactaaagtaaatattcaataaaccataTGTGGAGCATCTGCATTTTTTTGtgtatgatttaacgaaaaatcaACAAAGGGgccgatgaaaagagaaaaataaaatcacagggtactaaattgatacactttaaatcacatagtactaaaataagaaatgcGAAATCACATAAGTGATATTTcaagtttacccaaaaatttaGGGTTAGTGTAGATTTTAAGAACTTAAATACAGATTTGACTCAACAGAATCGCACTTTCGGATACAATGGGCATCTCGGACGGAGCTTTAAGAATGTAATTAATATATGTAGTCCACATAAATACAGGGGActacatatataaatacatatattaatgactaatataaatatattaatgaCGGGGAAGTGCTAATTAGTAAGTGTAGGATTACTTGGGGGGGGNNNNNNNNNNNNNNNNNNNNNNNNNNNNNNNNNNNNNNNNNNNNNNNNNNNNNNNNNNNNNNNNNNNNNNNNNNNNNNNNNNNNNNNNNNNNNNNNNNNNNNNNNNNNNNNNNNNNNNNNNNNNNNNNNNNNNNNNNNNNNNNNNNNNNNNNNNNNNNNNNNNNNNNNNNNNNNNNNNNNNNNNNNNNNNNNNNNNNNNNNNNNNNNNNNNNNNNNNNNNNNNNNNNNNNNNNNNNNNNNNNNNNNNNNNNNNNNNNNNNNNNNNNNNNNNNNNNNNNNNNNNNNNNNNNNNNNNNNNNNNNNNNNNNNNNNNNNNNNNNNNNNNNNNNNNNNNNNNNNNNNNNNNNNNNNNNNNNNNNNNNNNNNNNNNNNNNNNNNNNNNNNNNNNNNNNNNNNNNNNNNNNNNNNNNNNNNNNNNNNNNNNNNNNNNNNNNNNNNNNNNNNNNNNNNNNNNNNNNNNNNNNNNNNNNNNNNNNNNNNNNNNNNNNNNNNNNNNNNNNNNNNNNNNNNNNNNNNNNNNNNNNNNNNNNNNNNNNNNNNNNNNNNNNNNNNNNNNNNNNNNNNNNNNNNNNNNNNNNNNNNNNNNNNNNNNNNNNNNNNNNNNNNNNNNNNNNNNNNNNNNNNNNNNNNNNNNNNNNNNNNNNNNNNNNNNNNNNNNNNNNNNNNNNNNNNNNNNNNNNNNNNNNNNNNNNNNNNNNNNNNNNNNNNNNNNNNNNNNNNNNNNNNNNNNNNNNNNNNNNNNNNNNNNNNNNNNNNNNNNNNNNNNNNNNNNNNNNNNNNNNNNNNNNNNNNNNNNNNNNNNNNNNNNNNNNNNNNNNNNNNNNNNNNNNNNNNNNNNNNNNNNNNNNNNNNNNNNNNNNNNNNNNNNNNNNNNNNNNNNNNNNNNNNNNNNNNNNNNNNNNNNNNNNNNNNNNNNNNNNNNNNNNNNNNNNNNNNNNNNNNNNNNNNNNNNNNNNNNNNNNNNNNNNNNNNNNNNNNNNNNNNNNNNNNNNNNNNNNNNNNNNNNNNNNNNNNNNNNNNNNNNNNNNNNNNNNNNNNNNNNNNNNNNNNNNNNNNNNNNNNNNNNNNNNNNNNNNNNNNNNNNNNNNNNNNNNNNNNNNNNNNNNNNNNNNNNNNNNNNNNNNNNNNNNNNNNNNNNNNNNNNNNNNNNNNNNNNNNNNNNNNNNNNNNNNNNNNNNNNNNNNNNNNNNNNNNNNNNNNNNNNNNNNNNNNNNNNNNNNNNNNNNNNNNNNNNNNNNNNNNNNNNNNNNNNNNNNNNNNNNNNNNNNNNNNNNNNNNNNNNNNNNNNNNNNNNNNNNNNNNNNNNNNNNNNNNNNNNNNNNNNNNNNNNNNNNNNNNNNNNNNNNNNNNNNNNNNNNNNNNNNNNNNNNNNNNNNNNNNNNNNNNNNNNNNNNNNNNNNNNNNNNNNNNNNNNNNNNNNNNNNNNNNNNNNNNNNNNNNNNNNNNNNNNNNNNNNNNNNNNNNNNNNNNNNNNNNGGTTaaggtgctctctctctctctctctctctctctctctctctctctctctcttcatatcTCTCTATCCTCCGCCCTTCTTCCGCTTCCCCACCCGAGCTCGGCCACAACTTGTTCAcgacaattaaattttatatacataataattcgacataaattattatattgaaTCAAACGCAATATTGCAGTATTAATAGTAATCTAATTCAagagaattaaattttgatcaaGTTCAGAAAATCAAGCATATTGTTTCGTACGAACCAAAGCATTTTTAGAAATCAGAGTTATATTTGCAATGTTTAATAGACAAGCCAATTCGAAGGATGTTGGAAAACTCGGTCTATGGATGATGTGGTGGACCATGTCCACCACCATCTCTTGACTCCAAGCTAGTCCCTCACAAAGAGGTGATTTTTTATGTAGCGGGAGCTCCGCCGTATCTTACACCGATCAAATCtcttctttaattattttttttttaagatataataattttttaaaattaaaaataattaaatgaataaatattagaaataaatttaatttgttcgaGACATGGCAAAATAATATGCTGCGACAGtcacattttagatttttttttttttttaatagagaggtgatgatatatatatccttttgTGTACGTAGTTAATTATGAGTTAATAAGAGTAGTGCATGGTAATACCACTACGGATGTGGGGGCGACGTGTAGGCATCTGGGCCGACTCGTGTGGGAGACACGTGTCGGAATTAGAGGACCCTGATATTCAAAATGGGTGGTTGGATCAGCTACAAGCTTTGGAACGACACCCGATGCCCACATCCATGTGGACAGCTCACATGATCACCTTCTCCAATTATACGCACACAGTAAACACAtgcacaacacacacacacacacacacacacacacacacacacacacacacactctctctctctctctctctctctctctctctctctctctctctctctatgtaaaTATATTGTTTCCTTCTTAATTTTATCTCTCTATGGAGATGCGTAAACATTTTTAGGGCATCTTTGTTTCACCGAAGGTGAAATTTATGTTAAACTAAATTAAGTTTAGGTACGCATAACATAGTATTTTTAGTACTGCTGTTTGTACATTAAGTAAAaagtgaatgatgtaaaagtttttttttctttcattgtaCTAATACTTTATATtctttgaccctttttttttataattgataccTGCCCATTATGGTGTGTGCATGTATGTGTTGGAAAGTTTGAGTTTCAACCGAATTAAATATAaggtgaaccaaacaataaaaacTGGCATTTATGGTTAAAAACTACTTTATTCCTCTCTATTTTCAATGAAACAAATACATCCTGAGTGATGAGTTTCATTTCTACATCGATTTATATTAAATCGATCTTTTCCGGTAACAAACTATTAAAGTCGATCCTAACCTCTTTCAGATCAAGGTTATTCTTAATTTAAATCTCCATTCATTATTTGATGGCacatataaactttaatttattttttgtatttttcattacatctcttttcagaaaaaattttaaaatgcaataGTCATATATAGGTGATGTGGCGTATCCAACTAGTCACACAAGGCCCTTTAGTTCATTCACCTCAtcataatttttacaaaaataaattgtaaGTTGTCATCCTTAATGCATTGACAAAagtattgtaaaatttttaaccaTATATAGAAGctcattataatttttatagatcATAATTAGAATGTATCAACATATAATTAATAAGAGTAATGTTATACTCTACAAATTAGTATTTATTGATCTATTTAGTTTGTCAAAAAGTATAAATCACAAAATGATAAATATGACTTATATTTTCAAAGTTGAAATCCCACGATTAAGTTATAAAGTTTGTAAGTAATGTAGTTttcaattaataaatatatggGAACATTATTTTCGGGGTAAGTAACAGTGTTctaaatggagagagagagagagagagagagagagagagagagagagggaacaaACGGATTGTGTATTGATCAGAGAGGATCTCTatcaaaagaagagagagagagagagagagagagagagagagagagaggtgacaAGCGACAAAGGAAATTAATTACGTCCGAGGAAATGAGTGAATTGCCCATTTAATGTTTCGTACACATTCATGACTAATACGAACATTAATGGAGAACACTATACACAAAgtttattttacatatatttcataaaatattaattgtaaatAGTATCTTATAAATATcatgaataacaaatatatttctataaaaattgtaaagatatatttctatatactatatatatttctatatttatataaagtataaatttttatatatctctatatttctatatactttatatatttctataatttttttacatatactttatatatttctatatttatataaagtataattttttatttttatctgtgTAAAAATTGtaaagattaaaatattatttcacttaCATGCTgttaaaaataaactatattCTAATGATAACAAATCATATATATCACTGgacagaaataaaaataaaaaattaagctttataagaatatatttactattcgatatgtttataaaaaactatatgtaattaacccttttatAAATGTATACCAACCACATAAATTATACTACGATGATATTTAATATGCAATTTCACCTTACTAACTATTAATCTAGAGCGCACAGTAAATATCAAAAATCATCTTTATAACgtgttctattttttcttcagTTTTATTCGATCGATCAAACTGGCCCTTAGTACAGTACAGTAAAACTAGCTAGATAGTTTAATGGAAATAAaagggagaaaaataaaataaaataaaaataaaggatattaattaatttaagatCACACGATATACGATGCATGTGAAACACACAAGTGCTTAGGGAAGAGAGGAGAATGTCTTAAAGTGACAGCGAAGAATCCATCcagattaattaaaaaaaaaaaaaaaatccccagcAAAAGCTGAGCACAGTATATATTCCCACGAAACACAAGGCAACGACGATGATCTCACTCCCATATGCCCACtctattttattatattctACAGTTATTCCCTCCTCTATTTTATTGggataatgtttttttttttttggaaaaaaaaggggTTC
It encodes the following:
- the LOC109714924 gene encoding dof zinc finger protein DOF1.4 — protein: MTQTTSKPPPAAAAAAAAAEDRTQQQQQGASASESALRCPRCESSNTKFCYFNNYSLSQPRHFCKACKRYWTRGGALRNVPVGGGCRKNKRLRKLPPHTPKSTSTATATATAAAAAAPPPHPLQLIPNSDFSDTTATAINPLLLFSSSSSADFSFPAPPISHLDSIDVGYISNQFQLMPDNLVAANNLLLESTLSHPPPPLYGENGSVGLIKEAKLPSSESISSFATNNFFPSSGGIGGYSYGYGYGYGGYGSSVAPLI